The Actinocorallia herbida DNA window AGGAGACCTTCGGCGTCCAGGAGTTCCCCTACCAGTGGGCCTCACAGGACAACACCACCCTCGACGGCCTCCCTTACATCGGCCGCTACCACCCGTTCGCCGACCGCCTCTGGGTCGCCGCGGGCTTCGGCTTCTGGGGCATGACGAACGGGACCGTCGCCGCCCACCTGCTCACCGACCTCATCACCGGCGCAGAAACCCCCTTCGCCGACCTGTTCGACCCCGGCCGGCCCACGATCCGCCGCTCGGCCCCCGCCCTCGTCGGCCTGGCCCTGCACACCGCCAAGCACTACGCCCTCGACTACCCCGCCGCCTTCCACCCCACCGAAGGCCCCGACCCGCTCAGCCCCGGCGAAGGCCGAATCACCCACTTCGGCCGCCACCCCGTGGCGGTCTCCCGCGACCAGGCCGGCCATCCCTACGCGGTCTCCGCCGTGTGCCCCCACCAAGGCTGCCTCGTCGCCTACAACGACGCCGAGCAGACCTGGGACTGCCCCTGCCACGGATCCCGCTTCGCCCACGACGGGTCGGTACTCCACGGCCCCGCCACGCAGCCCCTCACCCCGGTGGACCTCGACGGCGCCGCGCACCCCGAGGCGGAGGCGGGGGCCTCACTCTGAGCCGTCCGTCCCGTCAGAGGACGCCGTCGGAAAGGGCGCGGTGCAGGAAGGCGCGGGTCTCCGGCTGCTCGGGCGCGGTGAAGAGCCGGTCCGGGGGGCCCTGTTCCAGGAGGATGCCGTCGGAGAGGAAGCAGACGGTGTCGGCGATGGAGCGGGCGAAGGACATCTCGTGGGTGGCGATGACCATGGTCATGCCCTGGTGCTTGAGGTCGCGGATGAGGGCGAGGACCTCGGTGACGAGGGCGGGGTCGAGGGCGGAGGTGACCTCGTCCAGGAGGAGGAGGTCGGGGTGGCAGGCGAGGGCGCGGATGACGGCCACGCGCTGCTGCTGGCCGCCGGAGAGGCGGTCGGGGTAGTCGGCCGCCTTGTCGGCCAGGCCGAAGCGGGCCAAGAGGGCGCGGGCCTCTTCGACGGCCGCCTTGCGGGGCTGCTTGTGGACCTTGACGGGGGCGAGGGTGATGTTCTCCAGGACCGTCATGTGGGGGAACAGGTTGAAGGACTGGAAGACCATGCCGATCCTCCGGCGGACCGCGTCCTCGTCGGCGTTCACCGCGGTGATGTCGGTGCCGTCGAGGAGGATCACGCCGTCGTCGACGGTCTCCAGGAGGTTGACGCAGCGCAGGAGCGTCGACTTGCCCGAGCCGGACGCGCCGATCAGGCAGACGACCTCGTGCGGCTCGACGGCGAGGTCGATGCCGCGCAGGACGGGATCGCCCCCGTAGCACTTCCACAGTCCGTCGATGGTGAGCAGGGGCATCAGCGGTCTCCGGGGGCGCGACGGCGCTCGGCGCGGGCGGCGAGCCAGTCGGTGAAGCGGGCGAGCGGCACGGTGAGCAGGACGAACAGTAGCGCCGCGGCGAGGTAGGGCGTGTAGTTGAAGGTCAGCGCCGAGTGGATCTGCGCCTGCCGCAGCGCCTCGATCACGCCGAGGACGGCGACGAGCGCGGTGTCCTTCTGGAGCGAGGCGAAGTCGTTGAGCAGCGGCGGTACCACGGTCCGGATGGCCTGCGGCAGCACCACGTACCGCAGCGCCTGCGGCCGGCTGAGCCCGAGCGAGCGCGCCGCGGCGAGCTGGCTCGGGTGGACCGACGCGATCCCGGCCCGGAACACCTCGGCCACGTAGGCGCCGTACGAGAGCACGAGCGCGATGACGCCGAGGGCCAGCGGACTGGAAGGCGCGCCGGACAGGTTGAGCGCCGGGACGCCGAAGCCGACGAGGTAGACCAGCAGGATCGTCGGGATGCCGCGGAACACGTCGGTGTAGGCGACGGCGAGGGCCCGGAGCGGGAAGAACGCGGGAGTCCGGACGCCCCGGGCCAGCGCCACCGCGAGCCCGACGACCAGGATGATCGGCTCGGCGATCAGAAAGATCTGGACGTTCACCCAGAAACCGCTCAGCACATCGCCGAACGAGCCGGCGAACTCCGACCAGGAGAAGAACGTCTCCCGGACCCGCGGCCACCCCGGCGAGGACACCAGGGCCCAGACGGCCAGGCCGAACACCCCGACGGTCGAGGCGGTGGCGACCGCGCCCGACCGCCGCGCGTCCCGTCGCCGGAGCCGTTCGCGCTCGCGCTGCCGGTCGCTCTTCGCCCAGGTCGTCGCCGTGCTCACCGGAGGACCGGTGCGCCCGCCGCCGCGGCGAGCCACTGGTCCTGGATCTTCGCGAGGTCGCCGGACGACCTGAGCTCGCCGAGCGCCTGGTCGAGGCAGCCGACCAGGGCGCTGCCCTTCTCCAGCACGAGCCCGAACCGCTCGGGCGTGCCGCCCGCTGCCGGGAGCTGGCCGATGATCTTGGAGCCCTCGATCTGGGCCGCGGTGACGTAGAACGCGGTCGGCAGGTCCACCACGATCGCGTCGACCTGCTTGTTCTTCAGCGCGTTCACCGCGTCGATCTGGTTGTTGAACACCTGCGGCTGCGTACCGGGCTTGATCTGGTCCTGGACCGCGGTCAGCGACGTCGTGCCGACCTGGACGCCGATCTTCGCGTCCTTGAGCGCCGCGACACCGGTGGCGGAGGCGAACTTCCCGTCCTCCAGCCCGACGACGGCCTGGGCGACGTCGTAGTACCCGGCGCTGAACGTCACGGCCTTGGCCCGCGCCTCGCTGATGGACACCTGATTGATGTCGAAGTCGAACGTCTTGGGGCCCGGCGCGTAGGAGGAGTCGAACCCGACCGTCTCCCACTTGACCTCGGTCTCGGCGAACCCGAGCTTCTCGGCGACCGCGTACGCGACGGCCGACTCGAACCCCTTGCCGTTCGTCGGGTCGTCGTCGGAGAACCACGGCTCGTACGCGGGCTTGTCGGTGCCGATGGTGAGCGTGCCCGCCGTCTTGAGCGGCAAGCTCTCCTTCGCACACGCGGCGGTGCCGGACGCGGACGGCGCCGCCGCGGTCGTGTCGTCGGCCGGGGCACAGGCCGCCGCGGCGACGAGCACCGCAAGAACGGGCAGAACGGTCAAACGACGCAGCAAGGCAGCCTCCGGCCGATATTTCACATCAGTTTGATGGGAATAGTCCGATCTTAACCAAGCCCGGCCCTCCACACGGAGTGCGCCACACCGCCGCAGGCGACCAGTATGTAATTCCTACCTGTTTAGTTGACTTCTTTACGGTCGGGTGCTTATGCTCCATTTGTGCGAGTAAAGGAGTCCCTGACCAGCCGCTACCACGTGGACCTGTGCCGCGTGGCGAGCGCGCTGTGTCCAGGCTGAGACGTCCGAATCTGAGACCGCGTATCCAAGACTCCGTCCGCCCATCGCCTCGCTGAGCCCCACGGACAAGCCCGCCGCACCCGCGCCCTCGCCGGGACGAGCGGTCCTCTTCAGCGTGCCCGCAACAGCCGGCGCCGCACCGCGCACGACGGCGCGGCACGACCGCCGGCCGACGCGGTCCCCGGCCGGCCTCTTCGCCGGAACCGCCCCCTGAAAGGCCCAGAATGCCCCGGCCCGACCCCCTGATCCTCTCCGCGTTCACCATGTCGACCGCGTCGCACGGCAACGCGGGCCTCTGGCGGCATCCGGACGACCGGACCGCCCGCTACCCGGAGCTGTCCTACTGGGTCGACCTCGCCCGCCGCCTCGACGCGGGCGGCTTCGACCTGCTGTTCATCGCCGACGCCGTCGGGCAGCTCGACGTGTACGGAGGCAGCGCCCGCGAGGCGCTGGCCCGCGCCGTTCAGACGCCGGTGACCGATCCGCTCCTGGCGGTCTCGGCGATGGCCGCCGCGACCGAGCACCTCGGCTTCGGCGTCACGGTCTCCACGACCTACGAGTACCCGTACCTGCTGGCCCGCAAGTTCAGCACGCTCGATCATCTGACGGGCGGCCGGATCGGCTGGAACATCGTCACGTCCCTGCTGGACAGCGCGGCGCGCAACATCATCGCCCGCGACCGGCAGATCGGGCACGACGAGCGCTACGCCATCGCCCAGGAGTTCCTCGAGGTCGCCTTCAAGCTGTGGGAAGGCTCCTGGGAGGACGGCGCGGTGCTCCGCGACCCGGTGCGCGGAATCTTCACCGATCCGGACAAGGTGCACGGCATCGAGCACTCCGGACGGTACTTCTCGGTGCCCGGCGCGCACCTGGTCGAGCCGTCGCCGCAGCGCTCGCCGCTGCTGCTCCAGGCCGGGACCTCGACCGCGGGCCGCGAGTTCGCCGCCCGCAACGCCGAACTCGTCTTCGTCGCCGATCCCCGTCCGGAGACGCTGCGCCGGAACATCGACGATGTCCGGCGCAGGGCCGTCGGCCACGGGCGCAGGCCGGAGCACCTCAAGTTCATCACCTCGGTGACCGTCGTCGTGGCCGAGACGGACCGGGCCGCCGCGGCCAAGGCCGCCGACCTGCGGCGGTTCCGCGACACCCGAGGCGGGCTCGTCCTGCTGTCGGCGCTGAGCGGCGTCGACTGGTCCGCGCACGATCTCGACCGGCCGATCGAGGAGTTCGAGACCGACGCCAGCCGCTCGGTGCTCGCCGCCGTCGCCGACCCGGCCGAGCGCAAGCGGCTGACCCTGCGCGACCACGTCGACGGACTCAGCGGATTCGGCGGCGAGGTCCTGGTGGGCGGCCCGGCGACCGTCGCCGACCAGCTCGAGGCGTACGCCGGGGCGACCGGCGTCGACGGCTTCAACTTCGTCTACCTCATCACCCCGGGCAGCTTCGACGACCTCGCCGCGCACCTGATCCCGGAACTCGCGAAGCGCGGCCGCGTCCGCGAGCGCGGCACGCCCCGCCCGATCCGCGACGCGCTGTTCGGCACCGGCCCGACCCTCCCCGCCGATCACCCCGGCACCGCTTTCCGCCGCGCCACCTCCTCCGCGCCCCGTCCGGAGTGAGGCCCGCGCCCCAGAACGTCCCGCAGACCCCCTTCCACGAAAGAGCGGAACCCGCATGACCACGAGCAGACGCGCCTTCCTCGGCTGGACCGCCGGACTCGCCGCCTCGGCACTCGTCGCCGCCTGCGGCGGCGGCACGAGCGGCACCACGACCGCGGGATCGCAGCCCCGCGACGGCGGCACCCTCATCGTCGGCCAGTACCAGGAGGTGACGCAGTTCGACCCGAACCGCCAGTACTCCTGGGAGACGTGGCGGATCGACCGCAACATCTACGAGACCCTCGTGGACGAGGACCTGACCTCG harbors:
- a CDS encoding amino acid ABC transporter ATP-binding protein, with amino-acid sequence MPLLTIDGLWKCYGGDPVLRGIDLAVEPHEVVCLIGASGSGKSTLLRCVNLLETVDDGVILLDGTDITAVNADEDAVRRRIGMVFQSFNLFPHMTVLENITLAPVKVHKQPRKAAVEEARALLARFGLADKAADYPDRLSGGQQQRVAVIRALACHPDLLLLDEVTSALDPALVTEVLALIRDLKHQGMTMVIATHEMSFARSIADTVCFLSDGILLEQGPPDRLFTAPEQPETRAFLHRALSDGVL
- a CDS encoding amino acid ABC transporter permease, producing MSTATTWAKSDRQRERERLRRRDARRSGAVATASTVGVFGLAVWALVSSPGWPRVRETFFSWSEFAGSFGDVLSGFWVNVQIFLIAEPIILVVGLAVALARGVRTPAFFPLRALAVAYTDVFRGIPTILLVYLVGFGVPALNLSGAPSSPLALGVIALVLSYGAYVAEVFRAGIASVHPSQLAAARSLGLSRPQALRYVVLPQAIRTVVPPLLNDFASLQKDTALVAVLGVIEALRQAQIHSALTFNYTPYLAAALLFVLLTVPLARFTDWLAARAERRRAPGDR
- a CDS encoding ABC transporter substrate-binding protein — protein: MLRRLTVLPVLAVLVAAAACAPADDTTAAAPSASGTAACAKESLPLKTAGTLTIGTDKPAYEPWFSDDDPTNGKGFESAVAYAVAEKLGFAETEVKWETVGFDSSYAPGPKTFDFDINQVSISEARAKAVTFSAGYYDVAQAVVGLEDGKFASATGVAALKDAKIGVQVGTTSLTAVQDQIKPGTQPQVFNNQIDAVNALKNKQVDAIVVDLPTAFYVTAAQIEGSKIIGQLPAAGGTPERFGLVLEKGSALVGCLDQALGELRSSGDLAKIQDQWLAAAAGAPVLR
- a CDS encoding putative leader peptide, which translates into the protein MRVKESLTSRYHVDLCRVASALCPG
- a CDS encoding LLM class flavin-dependent oxidoreductase, encoding MPRPDPLILSAFTMSTASHGNAGLWRHPDDRTARYPELSYWVDLARRLDAGGFDLLFIADAVGQLDVYGGSAREALARAVQTPVTDPLLAVSAMAAATEHLGFGVTVSTTYEYPYLLARKFSTLDHLTGGRIGWNIVTSLLDSAARNIIARDRQIGHDERYAIAQEFLEVAFKLWEGSWEDGAVLRDPVRGIFTDPDKVHGIEHSGRYFSVPGAHLVEPSPQRSPLLLQAGTSTAGREFAARNAELVFVADPRPETLRRNIDDVRRRAVGHGRRPEHLKFITSVTVVVAETDRAAAAKAADLRRFRDTRGGLVLLSALSGVDWSAHDLDRPIEEFETDASRSVLAAVADPAERKRLTLRDHVDGLSGFGGEVLVGGPATVADQLEAYAGATGVDGFNFVYLITPGSFDDLAAHLIPELAKRGRVRERGTPRPIRDALFGTGPTLPADHPGTAFRRATSSAPRPE